The Achromobacter deleyi region GCTATCCCAACGAGATCTCGGGCGGGCAGAAGCAGCGCGTGGCGCTGGCGCGGGCCCTGATGCTGCAGCCGGACATCCTGTTGCTGGACGAACCGTTTTCGGCGCTGGATTCGCAGTTGCGCGGCAAGATGCGGCAGGAGCTGAATGCGCTGCAGCAGAGGCTGGACGTGCCGATGCTGCTGATCACGCATGACCCCGCCGATGTGGATGTCCTGGCGGACGAGGTCTTTGAAGTGCGCGAGGGCAGGGTGCGCCGTCGGGACGAGGACGTGGGCATCTGAAACACCGCCAGGCGTGGCGCGCCGCGATGCCCGGGCGGCCTGTCAGTCCAGCACGCCCAGGATCACGCTGGATGCCTTGAAGATGGCCACGGCGTCGGCGCCCACTCCCAGGTTCAGGTCGGCCGCGCTTTCGTTCGTGACGATGGCTACGAGCGTGGCGCCGCCGTCCATCGCGATCAGGATTTCGCTGTTGACCGCGCCCGGACGCACATCGCTGATCTTGCCCTGCAGCTGATTGCGGGCGGACAGCCGCAGGCCGGGCCCCGGCGCGCCGACGATGACGGACGACGCCTTCACCAGCGCGATGGCTTCCTTGCCTGTTTCCAGGCCCAGTTCCTTCGTGCTTTCCCGGGTGATGGTGGCCGTGACGGTGTGGCCGCCCGCGATGCGCAGCAGGACTTCGTCGTTGACCGCGCCCGTGCGGATCTCGATGACGGTGCCCAGGAATTTGTTGCGTGCACTGGTCTTCAGCATGAAGCGCCTCATCAGGTCGATGTCGCCGCTGGCATCCAGCCCGGCGCGCGTCAGGTTGTCCATGAACTTCTGGTGCTCGGCTTCAAGCGCCCGGAACGTCGCGATCAGGCGGCGCGCCCGGTCGGTCAGCTGCGTGCCGCCGCCGCCCTTGCCGCCCGCCGCCCGCAGCACCAGCGGTTCGCCCGCCAGATTGTTCATGGCGTCGATGGCGTCCCAGGCCCCCTTGTAGCTCATCCCGGCGGCGCGCGCGGCCGCGGTGATCGAGCCGGTGGCGTCGATCTGGGCAAGCAGGTCTATGCGGTTCTTTCCGCCCCAGGTCTGGGCGCCGGAGCGAAACCATATCGAGCCGTCGAGTTCCAGCATGGGTATGGGCTCTGCCTTCAAGGTTAAGGGATCAGGATGAAGTGTAATGGACGGGGCGGTGCCCCGGCCGCGCGTATTTTTCAGGATGCGAATGAGATTCTGTTGAAACTTTAAGGGCTTCGCGGCACTATGTTCACGCCTCGGGCTCACGGAGATACTGACATGAAAGCGTTCAAATGGCTGGCGGCGGGTTCCATGATGGGGTTGTTGGCGGCCTGCGCGACCGGGCCCTCGGTAAAAAGCGATTACGACCATCAGGCCGATTTCGCGCAGTACCGGACCTTTGGCTACATGACTCCCCTGGGCACGGACAAGGCCGGATACAGCAGTCTGCTGACCGAACGGCTCAAGGACGCAACCCGCGGCCAGATGGAAATGCGCGGGTACGCATACAGCGCGTCCAATCCCGACCTGCTGGTCAACTTCAGCGCCAAGCTCCAGCAGAAGACCCAGGTCACCCCGGCCGCGCCGCCGATGGGGCCATACTATGGCTACCGCACGGGGTTCTACGGCGGCTGGCCCGGCTACGGCTGGGGCGAGGACGTCTATCAGTACACCGAGGGCACTCTCAACATCGACCTGGTCGACGCGCGCCGTCGGCAACTGGTATGGGAGGGGGTCGCCGTCGGAGAAGTCCAGAATCCCGAAGTTGCCGGATCCCAGCAAAACGTGGACAAGGTCGTCGCGGAGATATTCGCCAAGTATCCGTTCCGGGCCGGCGTGGCCGCGCCGCAACTGCCGGACAAGAGCAAACCCTAGCAGGCCCCATCCAGAGGTAGCTGAATGACCACTCGCCGCAAGGCCCTGACCGAAGACACCGGCGATACGCCGCCCTATGACACCGTCGCCCTTGTGCTGCAGGGCGGCGGGGCGCTGGGGTCATACCAGGCCGGGGTCTACCAGGGCTTGCACGAGGCCGGCATCCGGCCCAACTGGATATCGGGCATTTCCATCGGGTCCATCAATGCGGCCATCATCGCCGGCTCCCGCGAGGATGAACGCATCGACCGCCTGCGCGGTTTCTGGGAGAGCATCTGCCGTCCGGCCGGCTTTGCCTCCGTGCCCTGGGGCGACACGCTGGCCGGGCTGTTCGAAGGCATCCCGTTCGGCTTCGGCTCTCCGGCCATGAACGGGCAGGTCTCGGCTTTCCAGGCCCTGTTCTCCGGCCAGCCCGGCTTTTTCAAGCCGCGCTTCCCGCCGCCGTACATGGTCCAGGGACGCGGGGCGGCTTCCACCAGCTTTTACGACACCACCCCGCTTGCCGCGACCTTGCGCAAGTTCGTGGATTTCGACCTGCTCAACAGCGGCGCGGTGCGGGCCAGCTTTGGCGTCGTGAACGTGCGCACCGGTAACTTCGCTTATTTCGACAGCCTGAAAGACACGCTCGGGCCGGAGCACATCATGGCCTCGGGCGCCTTGCCGCCCGGATTTCCGTCGGTGGAGATCGACGGCGAACACTATTGGGACGGCGGCGTGGTTTCCAACACCCCGCTGGCTCAGGTGCTGACCACCGACAACATGCGCGACACGCTGGCCTTCCAGGTGGACCTGTGGCCCGCCCGGGGCGGCCTGCCCACGTCGCTGGAAGAAGTGGCCGAGCGGCAGAAGGACATCCAGTATTCCAGCCGGACCCGCCTGGTGACGGACCAGTTGCGGCGCGTGCTGAAACTGCGGCACGGGCTGCAGCGCCTGCTGGAGCGGCTGCCCGAAGCCGAGCGCAACGCGCCCGAATTCGCGGATATCCGGAAGCTGTCGCACACGCCGGCCACCAATATCATCAACCTCATCTACGAATCCAAGCACCTGGAGCGCTATTCCAAGGACTACGAGTTCGGCACCGAGGCCATGCGTGAGCACTGGGAGTCGGGTCTGGCGGATATCCGCCATACCCTGGAAAAGCCGGGCATCCTGTCCCGTCCCACGCAGGACAGCTGCTTTGTCACGCACGATATCCACCGCAACGGCACCAAGCACTCCTGAGCAGGCGGCGGCCGAAACCCTTATTGAGCGGTCACGTTCGGATTGGTCCGATAGGTGCCCCGCGACAGGCCTGGGGCCGCGCGGCGGCGGTAGTCTTTCGGGACAAACTGCAACCTTGTTCCGGGACCGGCCCCGCTGCATGGCAGCCTGGGGCCATCCTGGTGGAGAACCCGCCATGAACGCTCCTCATCTTCCTGCCCCGGCGGCGCCCGCGCCGCCGCCACGCCGCCGCATCGAGGCCCCGGCCCCCTGGCCGGCAACGGCGGCATCGGACCCTGTCGACGGCTGGTGGAGCCTGCTCTACCGGGGCTGGACCCTGCAGATGCCCAGCGGTGCGCGCCTCGACCTGACCGAGATCGAGCGCGCCTGCTTTGTCTGCATGTTGAAGAACCCCCTCCGGGAGCTGCTGCGCGACGAAATCAAGGCCATGCGCAGCGGGACGGATATGCGCACGTTGAATGTGGCCATCTGCCGGCTGCGCGGCAAGGTCCGCCGGGCGGGGGCGCGTCTGCCGCTGCATACCGTGCATGGCGTAGGCTATACATTTCTGGGCAATCTCAGGGAGCTTTCCAGCGTCTGACGCGGTTGCGCAACACCCCCCGTGTAATGTCAAGACGCTTGAAAGTACGTGATTTCCCGAATATCTGAGTTACATTAACGGGCTATTCACGTGTCGTTGGTGACGCATGGTTATATTTTGATCGACGCCTGCGGGCGCGATCAAAATCGCTGCGGATACTTGACGCGATTCATTACGCGGTTCACTACGCTACGCGGGGGTTTCAATGCGGTTTTCGCCTAAACGTATTTCGGGTCTGGCAGTTTCCGGTGGCGTCCTCGCGCTGATATTGGCGGGTTGCGGTGAAAGACCGCAGATGAATCCTGGCATGCCCCAGGTCAGCGTCATCACCGTGCAACCGCAACGCACCCCCATTGTTTCCGAGTTGCCTGGCCGCGTGGACGCCGTGCGCGATGCCCAGATCCGCTCGCGGGTCACCGGCATCGTCCAGCGCATCACTTTCGAGCAGGGCGGCGACGTCAAGGAAAACCAGCTGCTGTTCAAGATCGACCCGGCGCCCTACAAGGCTGCCTTCGATCAGGCCACGGCACAGCTCAAGCAGGCGCAGGCCAATCTGTTCAGCGCCAAGCTGCTGGCCGACCGCTACGCGCCGCTGGTCAAGGCCAACGCCGTCAGCAAGCAGGAATATGACAACGCGGTGGCGTCGTATCGCCAGGCCGATGCGGCCGTCGCGGCCGCCAAGGCCGCCCAGGACAACGCCGCCATCAACCTCGGCTACACCGATGTCACCTCGCCCATCACCGGGCGCATCGGCAAGCCCCTGGTCACCGAGGGCGCGCTGGTCGAGTCCACCTCCGCCACGCAGATGGCCACGGTGCAGCAGCTGGATCCCATCTACGTGGACTTCACCCAGTCCACCGCGGACCTGGCTGCGCTGCGCCGCGCCTTCGCCAGCGGCAGGCTGCAGCAAGTGGGCAAGGACGCCGCGCGCGCCACCGTGGTGCTGGAGGACGGCTCGGAGTACGAGCATCCCGGCAAGCTGCTGTTCACCGGCATCACCGTGGATCCGACCACGGGCCAGGTGAACCTGCGCGCCGAGGTCCCCAACCCCGACGGCATCCTGCTGCCCGGCATGTATGTCCGGGTCCGCCTGGAGCAGGGCGTGGACGAGAGCGCGCTGGTGGTGCCGCAGCAGGCGCTGCAGCGCACGGCCGACGGCACGCAAAGCCTGATGCTGGTGCGGGACAACAAGATCGAGCAGTTGTCCGTCACCACGGGCGGGGCCGTCAAGAACAATTGGCTGATCACCAGCGGCTTGAAGGCTGGCGACGTCGTCGTGGTGGAAGGATTCCAGAAGATCCGTCCGGGCGCGCCGGTGCAGGTCAGCGAATGGAACCGGAACGGCAAGCCCGCGCAAGGCGCCCAGCCTGCGGCGCAACCCGGCGCCAAGCCGGCCGAATCCGCCCCGCAGCCCGGCGCCAAGCCGGCCGAGCCGGCCCCGCAAGACAAGGCCGCAGGCCAGAAATCGTAAGCGGCACGCGGCGCAGCAAGCGCCGCGTTCCTCTTTGGTGAGCATCGCTTTCAGAGTCAGCCCACATGCCGCAATTTTTTATCGATCGACCAATTTTCGCCTGGGTAGTTGCCCTCTTCATTCTGCTGGCGGGGGTGTTGGCCATCCCTAACATGCCAGTCGCGCAGTACCCCGACGTGGCGCCTCCAGCCATCACGATCACCGCCACCTACCCCGGCGCGTCGTCCAAGGAGGTGGCCGAATCGGTCACCAGCATCATCGAGGACAAGCTCAACGGCGCCAAGGGCCTGATCTACTACGAGTCGGTCAGCGATTCCTACGGCACCTCGACCATCACCGCCACGTTCGCGCCCGGCACGGATCCCGACCTGGCGCAGGTGGACGTGCAGAACCGCGTGTCCAACGTGATCGCCCAGCTGCCCACCGCCGTGCAGCAGCAGGGCCTGCAGTATGAGCAGACCAGTACCGGCTTCCTGATGATCGTCACGCTGTCGTCCGCGGACGGCTCGCTGGACCAGACGGCGCTGGCCGACTACATCACCCGCAACGTGCAGAACCCGGTGTCCCGGGTGCCGGGCGTGGGCCAGTTCCAGCTGTTCGCCGCGCCGCGCGCCATGCGCGTCTGGGTGGACCCCGCCAAGCTGGTGGGCTTCAACCTGAGCATGGCTGAAGTCAACAGCGCGATCGCCGGCCAGAACGTGCTGGTGTCGGGCGGCAGCATCGGCTCGCCTCCCAATCCGGACTCGCAGCGCATCACCGCCACGGTCACGGCCAATGGCCAGCTCAGCACGGTCGATGGCTTCGGCAGGATCGTCCTGCGCGCCAATACCGACGGCTCCAAGGTGCTGCTGCGCGACGTCGCCCGCATCGAAGTGGGGGCGGACAACTACCAGTTCGGCGCCCGCCTGAACGGCAAGCCCACGGCGGCCTTCGCCATCGTGCTGTCGCCGAACGCGAACGCCCTGGCCACGGCGCAGGGCGTGCGCCAGCAGATGGAAGAGCTGTCCAAGTACTTCCCCGGCAACATCCAGTACGCCGTTCCCTACGACACCGCGCCCTACGTGAAGGTGTCCATCGAGCAGGTGCTCCATACCCTGGCCGAAGCCATGGTGCTGGTGTTCCTGGTGATGTACCTGTTCCTGCAGAACGTCCGCTACACGCTGATTCCCGCACTGGTCGTCCCGGTGGCCATGCTGGGGTCGTTCGCGGTGATGCTGGC contains the following coding sequences:
- a CDS encoding TOBE domain-containing protein — translated: MLELDGSIWFRSGAQTWGGKNRIDLLAQIDATGSITAAARAAGMSYKGAWDAIDAMNNLAGEPLVLRAAGGKGGGGTQLTDRARRLIATFRALEAEHQKFMDNLTRAGLDASGDIDLMRRFMLKTSARNKFLGTVIEIRTGAVNDEVLLRIAGGHTVTATITRESTKELGLETGKEAIALVKASSVIVGAPGPGLRLSARNQLQGKISDVRPGAVNSEILIAMDGGATLVAIVTNESAADLNLGVGADAVAIFKASSVILGVLD
- a CDS encoding DUF4136 domain-containing protein, which translates into the protein MKAFKWLAAGSMMGLLAACATGPSVKSDYDHQADFAQYRTFGYMTPLGTDKAGYSSLLTERLKDATRGQMEMRGYAYSASNPDLLVNFSAKLQQKTQVTPAAPPMGPYYGYRTGFYGGWPGYGWGEDVYQYTEGTLNIDLVDARRRQLVWEGVAVGEVQNPEVAGSQQNVDKVVAEIFAKYPFRAGVAAPQLPDKSKP
- a CDS encoding DUF3734 domain-containing protein yields the protein MTTRRKALTEDTGDTPPYDTVALVLQGGGALGSYQAGVYQGLHEAGIRPNWISGISIGSINAAIIAGSREDERIDRLRGFWESICRPAGFASVPWGDTLAGLFEGIPFGFGSPAMNGQVSAFQALFSGQPGFFKPRFPPPYMVQGRGAASTSFYDTTPLAATLRKFVDFDLLNSGAVRASFGVVNVRTGNFAYFDSLKDTLGPEHIMASGALPPGFPSVEIDGEHYWDGGVVSNTPLAQVLTTDNMRDTLAFQVDLWPARGGLPTSLEEVAERQKDIQYSSRTRLVTDQLRRVLKLRHGLQRLLERLPEAERNAPEFADIRKLSHTPATNIINLIYESKHLERYSKDYEFGTEAMREHWESGLADIRHTLEKPGILSRPTQDSCFVTHDIHRNGTKHS
- a CDS encoding winged helix-turn-helix domain-containing protein; this encodes MNAPHLPAPAAPAPPPRRRIEAPAPWPATAASDPVDGWWSLLYRGWTLQMPSGARLDLTEIERACFVCMLKNPLRELLRDEIKAMRSGTDMRTLNVAICRLRGKVRRAGARLPLHTVHGVGYTFLGNLRELSSV
- a CDS encoding efflux RND transporter periplasmic adaptor subunit, with amino-acid sequence MRFSPKRISGLAVSGGVLALILAGCGERPQMNPGMPQVSVITVQPQRTPIVSELPGRVDAVRDAQIRSRVTGIVQRITFEQGGDVKENQLLFKIDPAPYKAAFDQATAQLKQAQANLFSAKLLADRYAPLVKANAVSKQEYDNAVASYRQADAAVAAAKAAQDNAAINLGYTDVTSPITGRIGKPLVTEGALVESTSATQMATVQQLDPIYVDFTQSTADLAALRRAFASGRLQQVGKDAARATVVLEDGSEYEHPGKLLFTGITVDPTTGQVNLRAEVPNPDGILLPGMYVRVRLEQGVDESALVVPQQALQRTADGTQSLMLVRDNKIEQLSVTTGGAVKNNWLITSGLKAGDVVVVEGFQKIRPGAPVQVSEWNRNGKPAQGAQPAAQPGAKPAESAPQPGAKPAEPAPQDKAAGQKS